One genomic region from Pseudobacteriovorax antillogorgiicola encodes:
- a CDS encoding ATP-binding protein — protein sequence MNFRSISKSVSLWIFTSIVVITILSLLVAGVLISDRFHERSRNSSLHAAKITELSLNQYLSKIVSGIDAINNDIELSRDTLLSLASPNPRRTNFYRFLYRINEFGKQYGLHQVSVYLKPVESEYQLFGAMDNDRGAVFSYPSSDGKGSVKKLKRDEYGYISGDNNFSKDFRFKFPIVLSKFSQNIEVQGSRGRLYLSLVYPLINKHHGVEEDRGQFLVKGMKYGFIKAFIPMPETFLSQLEDQTGLKISFFDFNNKHLAGINETYSESPHFSSTGIDGIEYLHYFSPILLFDKKIAIISTSLPRSTLIQEIVGMLAIVVFSIAGNSIVVLHFLRRQLRRRIVMPIKDLSNTANMITDGHLSEWQNINIDTTCGYSNEIDLLKTSFRSMTRRLETLINEKIKNIESILQNIEQGIFSIKEDGTIHHEYSCYLETIFPDCKISGQRYDELLFATATITQEKIAATKSAVTASLGNDSLAFEINREHLIHELNISRDGKRQLLELEWSPIIEEDIIQKIMVTVRDVTELIELREESKSRAGELSKIEQLIVLDHPTYTQVHLQSAHLLEECTDILASTKVDPEDLDQVFMNLHTAKGLLRLYGLRDASSVIHTIEDRFKSHSEDQSILPTLKVERLSNSIQEVIEILNQYKYINDVRLNRSSQDFNLPNNKIEEIRKSVNQYISDTNKVDTLIEQITESLMGTQISLESQLIGLMGQMEAIARELGKETPVLKYSGLHLFIKKERKDQLDNIFTHLLRNTIDHGIEGTEERKQARKSVQGTIFVRVRVKDDYINLEYCDDGRGISIEDVRLKKESNNKLSNLDVANSIFEKDLSTAKTVTDISGRGVGLSAVKADIESFGGRISVVLAGTAASGFTPFKFVIELPIKWLSPKLETKNEQVG from the coding sequence CGTTCTAGAAATTCATCTCTTCATGCTGCAAAAATCACCGAACTCTCTCTGAATCAATACCTTAGTAAGATCGTGAGCGGCATCGACGCGATCAACAACGATATAGAACTTTCAAGGGATACTCTACTTTCTTTAGCTAGTCCTAACCCGCGAAGGACCAACTTCTATCGATTTCTCTATCGAATTAACGAGTTTGGCAAGCAATATGGATTGCACCAGGTATCAGTTTACCTAAAGCCCGTGGAATCAGAGTATCAATTGTTCGGAGCAATGGATAACGATAGAGGCGCAGTTTTCTCCTACCCTAGCTCCGATGGGAAAGGATCAGTCAAGAAGCTCAAGAGAGATGAGTATGGCTATATTTCCGGCGACAACAACTTCTCGAAGGATTTTCGATTCAAATTTCCCATTGTACTTTCCAAATTTTCTCAAAACATTGAGGTGCAAGGTAGCAGAGGGCGTCTATATTTATCACTTGTATACCCATTGATCAATAAACACCATGGTGTTGAAGAAGATCGTGGACAATTTTTAGTTAAAGGCATGAAGTATGGATTTATAAAAGCGTTCATACCGATGCCGGAAACGTTTCTCTCGCAGCTCGAAGACCAGACTGGATTAAAAATCAGCTTTTTCGACTTCAACAACAAGCATCTAGCTGGAATCAATGAGACTTACTCTGAGAGCCCTCATTTTTCATCAACTGGAATAGATGGTATTGAATACTTACATTACTTCTCACCAATTCTCCTATTTGATAAAAAAATTGCGATCATATCAACATCACTCCCTAGAAGTACCCTCATTCAGGAAATCGTTGGTATGTTAGCTATTGTAGTCTTTAGCATTGCAGGAAATTCCATTGTTGTGCTTCACTTTCTAAGGCGTCAGCTGCGCAGAAGAATTGTTATGCCCATCAAAGATCTATCAAATACTGCAAATATGATAACCGATGGCCATCTCAGCGAGTGGCAAAACATCAATATAGATACAACATGCGGCTATTCAAATGAAATTGATCTGCTAAAAACCTCATTTCGGTCCATGACTCGTCGCCTAGAGACCTTAATCAATGAGAAGATAAAGAATATAGAATCAATTCTACAAAATATTGAGCAAGGAATATTCTCGATTAAGGAAGATGGCACCATTCACCACGAATACTCATGCTATCTTGAGACTATCTTTCCAGACTGCAAAATATCTGGACAACGATATGACGAGTTGCTTTTCGCGACCGCCACCATCACTCAAGAGAAGATCGCTGCTACCAAGAGCGCTGTAACAGCTTCTTTAGGAAACGATAGCCTTGCTTTTGAGATCAATCGTGAGCACTTAATTCACGAACTCAATATAAGTCGTGATGGTAAGAGACAGCTTTTGGAGCTAGAGTGGTCCCCCATCATCGAAGAAGACATCATTCAAAAAATCATGGTCACTGTGAGAGATGTCACAGAACTCATTGAGCTTCGCGAGGAAAGTAAGAGTCGCGCTGGAGAACTATCGAAGATCGAGCAATTGATTGTACTTGATCATCCCACCTACACTCAGGTGCATCTGCAATCCGCTCATCTTCTAGAAGAATGCACTGACATTCTCGCATCCACAAAGGTCGATCCTGAAGACCTTGATCAAGTATTTATGAATTTACATACCGCAAAGGGCCTCTTAAGGCTTTATGGACTACGAGACGCAAGTTCTGTCATTCACACCATAGAAGATCGTTTCAAATCTCATAGTGAGGATCAAAGTATTCTACCTACTTTGAAAGTAGAAAGACTTTCGAATAGCATTCAAGAAGTTATCGAAATCCTTAATCAGTATAAATATATCAATGATGTTCGGCTTAATCGAAGTAGCCAAGACTTCAACTTACCCAACAACAAGATTGAAGAAATCAGAAAATCAGTGAACCAGTATATCTCTGATACCAACAAGGTTGATACCCTAATAGAGCAGATCACGGAGTCCTTGATGGGTACGCAGATATCCCTCGAATCCCAGCTTATCGGGCTTATGGGCCAAATGGAGGCTATTGCGAGGGAGCTGGGTAAGGAAACTCCCGTACTCAAATACTCGGGGCTACATCTTTTCATAAAGAAAGAGCGAAAGGATCAACTAGACAATATATTTACTCATCTTCTTCGAAATACGATTGACCATGGTATCGAGGGAACCGAGGAACGCAAACAGGCTCGAAAGAGTGTCCAAGGTACGATTTTCGTCCGAGTCAGAGTCAAAGATGACTATATTAACTTAGAGTACTGTGACGATGGTCGCGGCATTTCGATTGAAGACGTTCGATTAAAAAAAGAGTCGAACAATAAACTTTCCAATCTAGATGTTGCAAACTCAATCTTCGAGAAGGACCTTAGCACGGCAAAAACTGTTACCGACATTTCTGGTCGTGGAGTTGGTCTAAGTGCTGTCAAAGCAGATATAGAATCCTTTGGAGGTAGAATATCTGTAGTGCTTGCGGGTACTGCTGCCTCTGGCTTTACCCCGTTTAAATTTGTTATTGAACTGCCAATTAAATGGCTTAGCCCAAAGTTAGAAACCAAAAACGAGCAGGTGGGGTAG